One window of the Enterobacter huaxiensis genome contains the following:
- the ldtA gene encoding L,D-transpeptidase, giving the protein MLRLPLLALALAAFTHSALAVTYPLPPDGSRLVGVPTTFTVPEGNTLPLEAFAAKYGLGLSNMLEANPGVDPFLPKSGTQLVIPQQLILPDTVREGIVVNVAEMRLYYYPPGSNTVEVLPIGIGQAGRETPRNWVTAVERKQVGPTWSPTANTRRAYAAEGKTLPAFVPAGPDNPMGLYAIYIGRLYAIHGTNSNFGIGLRVSQGCIRLRNDDIKYLFDTVPVGTRVQLIDRPVKSTTEPDGSRWLEVHEPLSRNRAEFESTKKVPLPISATQRTQLINEGAGAELERRSGMPVKIGM; this is encoded by the coding sequence ATGCTTCGTCTACCTTTGCTCGCGCTGGCCCTTGCCGCATTCACCCACAGTGCACTGGCGGTAACATATCCGCTGCCCCCTGACGGAAGCCGCCTGGTGGGCGTGCCAACGACCTTTACTGTTCCAGAAGGCAATACGCTGCCGCTCGAGGCTTTTGCCGCTAAGTACGGGCTGGGGCTGAGTAATATGCTTGAGGCCAATCCGGGGGTGGATCCCTTTTTACCCAAATCGGGTACCCAGCTTGTGATCCCGCAGCAGCTGATTTTGCCAGACACGGTTCGCGAGGGGATTGTCGTAAACGTGGCAGAAATGCGCCTTTACTATTATCCGCCTGGTAGCAATACCGTTGAGGTTCTGCCTATCGGCATAGGTCAGGCCGGGCGCGAAACGCCGCGCAACTGGGTGACGGCGGTGGAACGCAAGCAGGTAGGGCCAACCTGGTCGCCAACGGCGAACACGCGCCGTGCGTATGCCGCCGAGGGCAAAACGCTTCCCGCGTTTGTGCCTGCCGGGCCGGACAACCCGATGGGGCTATACGCAATCTATATTGGCAGGCTGTATGCCATTCATGGCACTAACTCGAATTTCGGCATTGGTTTGCGCGTAAGCCAGGGCTGCATTCGTTTGCGTAATGACGATATCAAATACTTGTTTGATACTGTGCCGGTCGGGACGCGCGTGCAGCTTATCGATCGGCCGGTTAAATCAACCACCGAGCCGGACGGCAGCCGCTGGCTTGAGGTCCATGAACCGCTGTCGCGTAACCGCGCGGAGTTTGAGTCAACGAAGAAAGTACCGCTGCCCATTTCGGCCACCCAGCGGACGCAGCTGATAAACGAAGGGGCGGGCGCTGAACTGGAACGTCGGTCGGGGATGCCGGTTAAGATCGGCATGTGA
- the nac gene encoding nitrogen assimilation transcriptional regulator NAC, whose amino-acid sequence MNLRRLKYFVKIVDIGSLTQAAEVLHIAQPALSQQVATLEGEMDQQLLIRTKRGVTPTEAGKILYTHARTILRQCEQAQLAVNNVGQTLSGHVSIGLAPGTAASSITMPLLQAVRAELPEVLVYLHENSGSVLNDKLLSGQLDMAVLYDRSPVAGITSQPLLKEDLYLVGTRDCPGQSVDLTAVAEMNLFLPRDYSAVRVRVDEAFSLRRLTAKIIGEIDSISTLTAAIASGMGVTVLPESAARSLCSAANGWMARITTPSMSLPLSLNMSARGSLSPQAQAVKEILMSLVSKPSLENRELLLVS is encoded by the coding sequence ATGAACTTAAGACGACTGAAATACTTCGTAAAAATCGTCGATATCGGCAGCCTGACTCAAGCAGCGGAAGTGCTGCATATTGCGCAGCCAGCGCTGAGCCAGCAGGTGGCTACTCTGGAAGGCGAAATGGATCAGCAGCTGCTGATCCGCACCAAGCGCGGCGTAACGCCGACCGAAGCAGGCAAAATTTTGTACACCCACGCCCGGACCATCCTTCGCCAGTGCGAACAGGCGCAGCTGGCGGTGAACAACGTGGGGCAGACGCTGAGCGGGCATGTCTCCATCGGCCTGGCGCCGGGAACGGCAGCATCGTCTATTACCATGCCGCTGCTGCAGGCGGTGCGCGCCGAGCTGCCGGAAGTGCTGGTATATCTGCATGAGAACAGCGGCTCCGTGCTGAATGACAAATTGCTCAGCGGGCAACTCGATATGGCGGTGCTTTACGATCGCTCCCCGGTTGCCGGGATCACCAGCCAGCCGCTGCTGAAAGAAGATCTCTATCTGGTCGGCACGCGCGATTGCCCGGGCCAGAGCGTTGACCTCACCGCCGTAGCGGAGATGAACCTTTTCCTGCCGCGTGATTACAGCGCCGTGCGCGTGCGCGTGGATGAAGCATTCTCCCTGCGCCGCCTGACGGCCAAAATCATTGGTGAAATCGACTCCATCTCTACGCTGACGGCGGCCATCGCCAGCGGAATGGGCGTTACCGTGCTGCCTGAATCCGCCGCACGCTCGCTGTGCAGCGCAGCAAACGGCTGGATGGCCCGCATCACGACGCCGTCAATGAGCCTGCCGCTCTCGCTTAACATGTCTGCACGCGGGTCGCTGTCGCCTCAGGCACAGGCCGTAAAAGAGATTCTGATGTCTCTGGTGAGCAAGCCGTCGCTGGAAAACCGCGAGCTGCTGCTCGTAAGTTAA
- the cbl gene encoding HTH-type transcriptional regulator Cbl, whose amino-acid sequence MNFQQLKIIREAARRDYNLTEVANMLYTSQSGVSRHIRELEEELGIEIFIRRGKRLLGMTEPGKALLTIAERILNEASNVRRLADLFTNDASGVLTIATTHTQARYSLPPVIKAFRELFPEVRLELIQGTPQEIEVLLQNGGADIGIASERLSNDPLLVAFPWFRWHHSLLLPVDHPLNQVSPLTLEEIVKWPLITYRQGITGRSRIDEAFNRKGLTPDIVLSAQDSDVIKTYVELGLGIGLVAEQSGGEREVGDLVRLDTRHLFDANTVWLGLKRGQLQRNYVWRFIELCNAGLSVDEIKRQVMEPEEVAIDYQI is encoded by the coding sequence GTGAATTTCCAGCAACTTAAAATTATCCGTGAGGCGGCCAGGCGGGACTACAACCTGACCGAAGTCGCCAACATGCTTTACACCTCCCAGTCGGGCGTCAGCCGCCATATCCGCGAGCTGGAAGAAGAGCTTGGCATTGAGATTTTCATCCGTCGCGGCAAGCGCCTGCTTGGCATGACGGAGCCGGGCAAAGCGCTGCTGACCATCGCTGAGCGGATCCTCAACGAGGCCAGCAACGTTCGTCGTCTGGCGGATCTCTTTACCAATGATGCGTCAGGCGTGCTGACCATCGCCACCACCCATACCCAGGCGCGCTATAGCCTGCCGCCGGTGATCAAAGCATTTCGCGAGCTGTTCCCGGAAGTGCGTCTGGAGCTCATCCAGGGGACGCCGCAGGAGATCGAGGTGCTGCTGCAAAACGGTGGGGCAGATATCGGCATCGCCAGCGAGCGCCTGAGCAACGACCCCCTGCTGGTGGCGTTCCCGTGGTTCCGCTGGCACCACAGCTTGCTCCTTCCCGTCGATCACCCGCTGAATCAGGTCTCTCCACTGACGCTGGAAGAGATCGTCAAATGGCCGCTGATTACCTATCGGCAGGGCATTACCGGGCGTTCACGCATTGACGAAGCGTTTAACCGCAAAGGGCTCACGCCTGATATCGTGCTGAGTGCGCAGGACTCCGATGTGATCAAAACCTACGTTGAGCTAGGGCTGGGCATTGGCCTCGTGGCCGAGCAGTCCGGCGGCGAGCGCGAGGTAGGCGATCTCGTCCGGCTCGATACCCGACACCTGTTCGATGCCAATACCGTATGGCTGGGGTTAAAACGCGGTCAGCTGCAGCGCAATTACGTGTGGCGTTTTATCGAGCTGTGCAACGCGGGGCTCTCAGTTGACGAAATCAAGCGTCAGGTGATGGAGCCGGAAGAAGTGGCGATTGATTATCAGATTTGA
- a CDS encoding type II toxin-antitoxin system RelE/ParE family toxin yields the protein MWAIITTDRFDRWFTSLNDIDRASVLGALMVLREKGPGLPRPFADTLKGSRFHNMKELRIQSRGEPLRAFFAFDPNRTGIVLCAGNKAGNERRFYDEMLEVADREFAAWLNAFSKKE from the coding sequence GTGTGGGCGATTATTACAACGGACAGGTTCGATCGCTGGTTCACTTCACTCAATGATATCGACCGCGCCAGCGTGCTCGGTGCGCTTATGGTGTTGCGGGAGAAAGGGCCGGGCTTGCCCAGGCCCTTTGCCGATACGCTTAAAGGATCCCGTTTTCACAACATGAAAGAGTTGCGCATTCAAAGCCGGGGCGAACCCCTGCGGGCATTTTTCGCTTTTGACCCAAATCGTACCGGCATCGTGCTTTGTGCCGGTAACAAAGCGGGGAATGAAAGACGTTTTTATGACGAGATGCTTGAGGTTGCAGACCGGGAATTTGCCGCCTGGCTTAACGCATTCTCAAAGAAGGAGTAA
- a CDS encoding XRE family transcriptional regulator yields MGRTLEQLIADEKPDVVADAQVIAADILLNIHLAELREKVQKTQVEMAAALGIRQPTVAVMEKPGRDLKLSSLKRYVEAAGGKLRMDVELPDGSHYEFVL; encoded by the coding sequence ATGGGCAGAACGCTGGAACAGCTTATTGCGGATGAAAAACCCGACGTCGTCGCTGATGCTCAGGTAATAGCGGCGGATATTCTGCTTAATATTCATCTTGCAGAGCTGCGTGAAAAAGTACAAAAAACGCAGGTAGAAATGGCAGCGGCCCTGGGTATCAGGCAGCCGACCGTTGCCGTCATGGAAAAGCCGGGACGTGACCTGAAGCTTTCCTCACTCAAGCGCTATGTTGAGGCTGCGGGGGGAAAGCTGCGTATGGATGTTGAGCTGCCGGATGGTTCTCACTACGAATTTGTTCTGTAA
- the mtfA gene encoding DgsA anti-repressor MtfA, which yields MIKWPWKSNEAGRNMALPWEEALAIPVLANLPPDDRSKLIQLADRFLLQKRLVPLQGFELDPLKNTRIALLFCLPVLELGLEWLDGFHEVLIYPAPFIVDDEWEDDIGLVHSQRVVQSGQSWQQGPIILNWLDIQDSFDASGFNLIIHEVAHKLDTRNGDRASGVPLIPLREVAGWEHDLHAAMDNIQDEIDLVGESAASIDAYAATDPAECFAVLSEYFFSAPELFAPRFPALWQRFCHFYQQDPLQRLRKNGEHDDNLSAQVH from the coding sequence ATGATTAAGTGGCCCTGGAAATCGAATGAAGCTGGTCGAAATATGGCACTGCCGTGGGAAGAGGCGTTGGCGATCCCCGTGCTGGCCAATCTCCCGCCGGACGATCGGTCAAAACTGATTCAGCTGGCCGATCGCTTCCTGCTGCAAAAACGCCTGGTCCCGCTGCAGGGCTTCGAGCTTGACCCGCTCAAAAACACGCGCATCGCCCTGCTCTTCTGTTTACCCGTGCTTGAACTGGGCCTCGAATGGCTGGACGGCTTCCATGAGGTGCTTATCTACCCGGCTCCGTTCATCGTCGATGACGAATGGGAAGACGATATTGGTCTTGTGCATAGCCAGCGCGTGGTTCAGTCCGGGCAAAGCTGGCAGCAGGGTCCCATCATCCTCAACTGGCTGGATATTCAGGATTCGTTCGATGCGTCAGGTTTTAACCTGATTATTCACGAAGTGGCGCATAAGCTGGACACCCGCAACGGCGACCGCGCCAGCGGCGTACCGCTGATCCCGCTGCGTGAGGTAGCTGGCTGGGAACATGACCTGCATGCCGCGATGGATAACATTCAGGATGAGATTGACCTGGTGGGCGAAAGCGCAGCCAGTATTGATGCCTATGCGGCGACTGACCCCGCCGAGTGTTTCGCGGTGCTGTCGGAGTATTTCTTCAGCGCCCCCGAGCTTTTTGCCCCTCGCTTCCCGGCGCTGTGGCAACGATTTTGCCACTTTTACCAGCAGGACCCGCTGCAGCGTTTACGTAAAAATGGCGAGCACGACGATAATTTATCCGCTCAAGTTCACTAA